From Pleurocapsa sp. PCC 7319:
TTTGAAAGATTTAATAGTTGGGACTTGATAACTAAACCAGGAGAAGTTTTCCTCACAACTTGGCAAGATTTATTTGATAGCTGGAAACTTTTTACTTTGGCGATCGCTTTTTTATTAATTTGGCTACTTTCGGAATTAACTAAGTTAGTTAATAAGAAGATCCAACTATTTCTTAATTACTAATTATTAATTGAGGATTAATTGTCAATTGCAGACTGAGAAGTTTGAATCAAAATCTGTTCAACAATTGCATCTGGTTCCAGAGAAACATCAATTACTATAGTATTTTCATTTTGAGGTTCTTCAAGGGTATCGAATTGACTGCGTAATAAATCTGCATTCATAAAATGTCCTTGACGCTGTTTGATTCTGGCTTGAATGCAGTCATAGTCTCCTTGAAGGTAAATAAAAACGACGTTAGGATTATTTTGACCGAGAATTTTGCGATAATCTGACTTAAGAGCAGAACAGGCTAAAATTCCCTGGTGATTTTCTTGTAAATTATGGTCAATCAAATGCTGAAGCTCTTCTAGCCAAGACTGGCGATCGCCATCTGTCAAAGGAATTCCCCGATTCATTTTGTCGATATTAGCCTGAGGATGAAAGTCGTCCGCATCATAAAATTTCCAGCCAGTGTGATCGCTTAATAATTTGCCGATAGTCGATTTACCAGCACCAGAGACACCCATAATGATATAAAACATACAAGAACTAAATCAGGGATTAACGATAGACTATAATATCTGTTCCGAGCAAAACATAAGTTTAAATATTTTTAATAACATTCACATTTTATGAGTGCGACTGCAACAATTTCTCCGACTACTAATTATGACGTAGTAGTTATTGGTTCAGGTATTGGTGGTTTAGTGACAGCGACACAACTAGCAGCCAAGGGAGCGAAAGTATTAGTTTTAGAACGCTATCTAATTCCAGGCGGTAGTGGTGGCTATTTTGAAAGAGAAGGATATCGCTTTGATGTTGGAGCCTCGATGATTTTTGGCTTTGGCGATAAAGGAACAACCAATCTAATGACTCGCGCATTAGACGCGGTAGATATGAAAATTGAAACCATCGCCGACCCCGTTCAAATTCACTATCATTTGCCAGATGAGCTAGAGCTAAAAGTTCATCGCGATTACGAAGCATTCTTACAAGAATTGATTGCTCTTTTTCCCCACGAAGAAAAGGGTATTCGTCGCTTTTATGGTGAATGTTGGGATGTATTTAACTGTCTGAACTCGATGGAGTTGCTTTCTTTAGAAGAACCTCGTTATCTAATGCGAGTATTTTTCCAAAAACCTTTATCTTGTCTGGGTTTAGCTAGGTATTTACCTGTAAATGCGGGAGATGTAGCTCGTAAGTATATCAGCGATCCGAAGTTACTCAAATTTATCGATATGGAGTGCTATTGCTGGTCTGTTGTTCCCGCTGCCAAAACTCCTATGATCAATGCGGGAATGGTATTTAGCGATCGCCATTACGGAGGGATCAATTATCCGAAAGGTGGTGTCGGACAAATTGCTCAGAAGTTAGCCGACGGTTTAACCCAGGCTGGGGGAGAAATTAAATATAAAGCTAGAGTAACCAACATCCTGATTGAGAATGGTAAGGCAGTAGGAGTTAAACTAGCTGATGGTGCAGAATATCGAGCCCAAAGAATCGTTTCTAATGCGACTCGCTGGGATACCTTCGGTAAACTCCTTCCCTCAGAATATACTCCCAATAAAGAAAAAAGATGGCGAGAAAGATATAAAAAGTCTCCTAGTTTTCTTAGCCTCCACTTAGGGGTAGATTCCAGTGTTCTACCTGAAGGTACAGAGTGTCATCATATTCTGCTAGAAAATTGGGACAAGATGGAAAATAGTGAAGGAACAATATTTGTTTCGATTCCAACTCTTCTCGATCCTAGCTTAGCTCCTGAAGGACACCAGATCATACATACCTTCACCCCTAGTTGGATCGAAGATTGGCGAGGGTTATCTCCCCAAGAGTATCAGCAAAAAAAAGAGGCTGCTGCTGAGAATTTAATTCATCGCCTAGAAGCAATTTTTCCTGGACTATCCGCAGGATTAGATTATCAAGAAGTTGGCACCCCACGCACTCATCGTCGTTTTTTGGGCAGAGAAGACGGTACCTATGGTCCAATTCCGCGGCGTAAGTTAGCTGGTTTATTGGGTATGCCTTTTAATCGCACTAGTATTCCTGGGTTATATTGCGTCGGTGATAGTACTTTTCCCGGTCAGGGATTAAATGCCGTTGCCTTTTCGGGGATGAGTTGTGGTCATCGGGTAGCTGTAGATTTAGGATTGTAAGCTACTGGTCATCAATCAGTAATAGATAAGTTTCTTTAAATTGGATAAGTTTGCTCTAAGAGACTGTTCGTGAATTATTATTAAGATGACTGCGAGCTTTGCTGTTAGATGGTTTCAATCACTTTAGTTTAAATGAACTAAAAATATCTAAAATATATATAAATCAATTACTTTACATTAGTTTACGAACAGTCTCTAAGCTAGAAGGGTCAATAGTTGGCAATTTTGGCATGGTTCAGGATTCTGTATCTAAAGTGCATAAAATTAAAATTTTGCTCATAAATCTAAATAAATCCAAATCAACTGAAGATTTAAGTGAGCAAAGTTATTTGCTGCCAATATTAGCAGCAATAAGACTATTTTGGCTCTCTATTTTTTGTTGCCAATATAACAGCAATAAGACTATTTTGGCTCTCTATTTTCAGTAATTCAATCTGAACAATTGAAGGAGAACAACGCCATGAGCACATCTTTTACTCCCTCTTTGGAGCTAGACTCAGAAACTCAACTAGTTACTGTTGACGATCCGACACCTACTGTTTCCGTGTTGTGGGATCGGGCAGTACAACAAGCAGTTATCAATACCAGTCCTGGACCAACTGTTGCCTCCCGCGCTTATGCCATAGTACACACGGCGATGTTTGATGCTTGGGCTGCCTATGATCCACAGGCGATATCCACTCAACTAGAAGATGATTTACAGCGTCCAACAGCAGAAATTACCGACGCTAATAAGAGCGAGGCGATGAGTTATTCAGCTTACCGCGTCCTGACTACATTATTTCCTGACCAAGTTGCCATTTTTGATGAGTTGATGCAGGAATTGGGCTTAGATCCTAATAACACGACAACCGATACTACTACTGCGGCTGGGATTGGTAACGTTTCTGCTACAGCCTTACTAGAATTTCGGACTCAAGATGGCTCTAATCAGCTCGGTAACGACCCGAATGGCACTCTTGGTGTACCTTATTCTGACATTAGTGGCTATCAGCCTATAAATCAACTTGGTGAAACCATTAATATTGAACATTGGACACCAGAAAGAGTCCCTATTGATTCTCAACCAGGGGAAGAAGAGAGTATTCAAGAATTTCTGACTCCTCAATGGGGGGAAGTTATTCCATTTGGTTTAGAATCTGGCGATCAGTTGCGACCAGAGGCTCCCGAACCTTTCCTCTTAGTCGATGGGGAAGTAGATTTAGAAGCGCAAACTATTACTCTCCCAAATGGTTCAGTATTACCGATTAGTAAAGATCTTATTGGTACGGTTATTAATCCCGAATTTATTGCTCAAGCGGAGCAAGTTGTTAATACTAGTGCCAATCTGACCGATGAACAAAAGCTGATAGCTGAGTTTTGGGAAGATGGTGGTGGGACTGCTTTCCCTCCAGGTACTTGGATGACCTTTGGACAATTTGTCTCTGCTAGGGACGAGCACAGTCTCGATGATGATGCCAAGCTGTTCTTTAGTCTTGGTAACGCAGTCTTTGATGCAGGTATTGCTACCTGGGAGGCGAAGAAATTTTATGATTATACTCGTCCTGTACGGTTAATTCGAGACTTGGGTGAGCTGGGACTTATAGGCGAATTTAATGAGGAACTCGGTGGTTATGCCATTGAAGCTTGGAGTGGTCCAGGAGAAGGAACTAAAACTATCCTAGCTACTGATTTTTTGACATACCAAACTCCTGGAAGCCATCCTTCCCCACCCTTTGCTGAGTATACTTCTGGACACAGTAGTTTCAGTGCAGCAGGAGCAGGAATTCTAGAGTTGTTTACCGGTAGAGATGATTTTGGCGCGACTGTTACTTTTGAACCTGGAGAATCTCGCTTTGAACCGCAGGTTACTCCCCAACAGGATGTTACTTTAGCCTGGGAAACTTTTACAGCAGCAGCAGATGAAGCTGGTATTTCGCGTATCTATGGCGGTATTCACTTTGAAGATGGGGATCTTAATGGTCGGACTTTAGGGCAAGAAGTTGCTCACGAAGTTTGGGAAGAAGCCCAATTCTACATTCAAGGCGGCGAAGTATTACCATTGGAATCGGACGCTCTTTTATTAGGAGTAAAAGATCGGGTTCTAGTTGGTAGTGATGATGAGGATATTTTCTTAGCTGATCAAGCCGGGAATAATGCCTTTGTTGGCCAAGGTGGTAACGATGTTTTTTGGGTGGCTCATCAAGAAGTTCCTCAGACGGCTCATCAAGTACTCGACTTCGAACTCAGTCAAGATGTGATTGGTATTAGCGGTCTAACGGATGTTTTCTCGATTGACGATTTGAGTTTTGCTCAAGCAGGGGATAGTACTCTTGTTGCTGCTGGCGATCACGACTTAGTACTTGTTCAAGGAGTTGATCCTAATGACCTTCACTCTACTGATAATTTTACTTTTCTTTAACGAGACTTAGACAAAAAAACACAAAATAACAGCCTCAAACCAAGACAGAGCAAGGGATATACCCCAAGCACCAAAAAATAGCTCAAACCCAAGTATCGCAGTACGTTAATCGGTTAGGACAAGTTTAGTTAACTGCTCGTAAGTAATGAGTAATGAGTAACGAGTAATGAGTGTCCTAATACAAGTGCGTATTGCTATATATCAAAAAAAACATCAAATAGAAGTAAAACTATTACAGTATATAGGTTTAAGGCTGTTTTAAATTATAAATGTCTAAGTTTTGTTAAGCCATTCATAGCAATTATCAATTAGCAATTAGCAAAAGTGGAGTGAAGCAAATGCTAAGTCAAATCTCAGAAAGCAAGATGCATTGCTTGAGATGGATGCTAGTCATTGGTTGGTTAATCTTAATTCTTTCGTTATTTTACGATCCCATCTCTGTTCATCTTACTAATCCCGAACATATCTGGAGTCCTTTGAGCGATCGCATTGTCAGTTTAGCAGATGATCCTAATACATGTATCAGGATACAGGACGAATGTTTGCCAGAGCAGCCTTATCCTATAGGAGCTAGAATTTTTTGGGGGATGATTGTTCCCAGTGCCATTATGCTCGTCTTTGTCTTCGGTCATGAAACTTGGCGACGAATTTGTCCTCTCTACTTTCTCTCTCAGATTCCTCGCGCCTTAGGATTACAATCCAAGTTGAAGATTGAAAATAATCAATGGTTACAACGCAACCATCTCTACTTACAATTTAGTCTTTTATTTATTGGCTTAAATTGTCGCATTCTGTTGATTAATTCTGCTCGTTCTGTCTTCGGTTTATTTCTGATTCTAACCATCATCTCAGCAATGGCAGTAGTTTATCTTTATGGGGGCAGAAGTTGGTGCCACTATGTATGTCCTTTTGGCATAGTGCAAATGGTTTTTACTGGACCAAGGGGATTGTTAGGCAGTGAAGCACATAAATCTCCTCCTGGCAGTATTACTCAATCTATGTGCAGAATAGTTGAGCCAACTACAGGTGAAGTGAAAGCAGCTTGTATTAGTTGCAAATCCCCTTGTTTTGATATAGATGCAGAAAAAGCTTATTGGGAACAACTGACTAAACCAGGACGCAAGTTAGTGCAATATGGTTATCTGGGATTGGTATGGGGATACTTTATTTACTACTGGTTATATGCAGGTAACTTCAACTATTACTTCTCTGGTGCCTGGACTCATGAAGAAAATCAGTTGGCTACTTTATTTAAGCCTGGTTTTTATTTATTTAATCGGGGGATTGCTATTCCTAAATTGATTGCTACTCCTTTAACTCTAGGATTTTGTATAGTTATCAGTTGCCTCCTTTGTAGCCAATTAGAACAAACTTATAGAAACCAGAGCCAAAAGTACCAGCTCGCCGTTGCTCAAGAACAGGTATTACATCGAGTCTTTTCAGTTTGTACCTTTGTGGCGTTCAATTCCTTTTTTATCTATGGTGGTCGTCCAGAAATCTTACGCTTACCTTTGATCGTACAACTAATGTTTAACGCTTTGGTGGTTCTTGTAAGTAGCTTCTGGCTATATCGAACTTGGGTTCGTAGCTTACAGCAATATAAACGAGAAAGTATTGCCGATAAGCTCCGCCGTCAATTGAAAAAGCTACCTCTAGATTTTAGACAAATTCTTGGTCATAGTTCCCTTGATCGACTTAAACCAGAGCAACTAGAGGTTTTAGCTCAGGCTCTGCCTCAGGCTACTCAACAAGATCGTGTACGAGTTTATCAGGGTGTTCTTCAGGAAACCTTAGCCAGTGGCAATATTCAACCTGCTAATAGTCTGCTATTTTTGCAGCAGTTGCGCCAACAATTAAAGATTTCCGAAGCAGAACACTATCAGATTTTGGGGGAATTAGGTCTGGAAACTTCTAGTTTACTAGATTCTCATCAAAATTTTACTCCAGAAAATTATCTGAGAATCGAGAGTTATCGTCTTGAATTAGCATCTCTGTTTTCGGTATTGGTTGAAAGTGGCAAGCCTTTCCCAGAGGCATTAGAACAGCAGCGTCAACAACTTCTGATCCTGCAAAAACGATATCAGATTAGCAAAGCTGAAAATCGCCAAATTTTGGTAGACATGTGGGAACAACTGCATGCCATTGCCGAATCTCTACTAGCTTCATTGCAACTAGAATCTTCTCACTATCAAATTCTGAGTAATCATATATCTCAACCGCAAGCACCAGTATTTGCAGTTTTACGCTCGCTAATTCAACAAAAACAACAGCTGCTTACGATCCAAATCCTTGATTTACTAATACTCATGGGAGAAGAGCAGGCTACGCTTCAGTTAGCCAAACGCACTGGTATCTTATCCCACAAGATACTACCAAAATTGCTCTATTCAAAATCAGAGCAATGGCAGAAGCGTTTAAGTCCTTCTCTTTTCCAACAACTGCAACCAGACCAAGGATTAACATCTCAATCAGCGACTATTCAACCGCATCAAGATTTATCTAAGTCTGATACTCAAATCATTAGCAAAATATCTGTGGATTCAGAAAGTGCAGAAATATTAACTGATTTACTCCTGCAACTTCTACAAGATACCAATCCTGTAATTCAAGCTGCTAGTCTCTATGCTCTAGTTCAGCTTAATTATCAACAAGGTAGCGAACAGGCCAAACGTCTAATTGCTAGGTCAAAACTAGATGATTTAGTTAGAGAAACTGCCACGGTACTACTCGATCAATCTCAATCATCTGTCTCTATATTAAATAAGATTATCAGTTTATCTCAATCAGGAGTCAATCACTTGGCTCCCAGTCAAAAGTCAAAAGTCAAAAGTCAAAAGTTAGGAGTTCAGGAGTTCAGGAGTCAAGGGTTAAAAAAATGACAGAAATCTTATTAGTTAACTCTAAACAACCCCATCAAACTCAAACTATTAATTTAGAGCCGAAAAAGATGTTTAATGGAGAGTGCTTAATCGGGAGAGATAAACGTTGTTGCGTAGTGCTCAAAGATCCTCTCGTCAGTAGAATTCACGGCAAAATTGTCTATAAAGATGATAATTACTATTATGTAGATCTTGGTAGTTGCAATAGTTCTAACTTGAATAATCAAGCAATCAAGGTTAACCAAAATTATTGCTTAAAACCTTCTGATTCTATTGAAATTAGTCCTTACATTCTTTGGATTAAATCCTTGCCAACATTAAAGCCCAACCTGAGTAATACCTCCACTAGTTTGTCTCCTCGTCAGTATATGCCTCTAGGAGTAATCGAACCTCAGAAAATTTCTCGTTGGTCTGAAGGGGAACTAACTGTTTACTGTCAGCAAATTATTGATGAGACTGAAGATGTTAAAACTTTTAGCTTGATCGCCGATCCACCTAGATTATTTACCTACAAACCAGGACAATTTGTCACTCTGGATCTATCCATCAATGGTCACAAAGTTAGACGTTCTTATTCACTCTCTTCTAGTCCTTCTCGTCCCCATACTTTACAAATTACTGTCAAAAAAGTTCCACCATCTTCAGGTTATCCCCCAGGTTTGGTGAGCAATTGGTTACACGAGCATTTACAAGTGGGAACTCAGCTGAAATTAAGAGGACCAATGGGAGATTTTACTTGTTTTGAGCATCCTGCTCCCAAATTCTTATTTATCTCTGCTGGCAGTGGTATTACACCAATGATGTCTATGTCTCGCTGGCTTTGTGACACTCTTTCAAAGGTGAATATTGTGTTTATTCACAGTGCTCGCACTGCCGATGATATTATTTTTCGGCAAGAGTTAGAGTTGATGGCAGCTAGGCATCCTAATTTTAAACTAGCAATTACGACTACTCGCTCAGAAGCAGGACAAGCTTGGCTTGGTTATACTGGTAAGCTCAATAAGTCTATGTTAACAGCGATCACCCCTGATTTTGGCGATCGCCATATATATGTTTGTGGTCCTTGTTCTTTCATGGAAGCAGTCAAATCTATCTGCGAAGATTTAAAGTTTCCCATGAAGAATTACTATCAAGAAAGCTTTGGCTTACCAAAAACAAAAAACCAACCCACCCAGTTACAAAATGTCCCCCCAACATTACTAAAAAAAGATGTAGTATTTAATAGCAATGTTTCTGTTAATTTCCGCTTGCTGGAACTACTCAATAAATTTCCCGTCCGACCTGACTCTGCCCAACCAGTGAGCACAAACCCTCAGTACCAACAATCCTGGTCCGAGACAGACACGAGACATACTAGCGAGAAAGGTAAGGGGAACGACTGTGTTTTATCTCAATCTACCCCAACAGCTGTAGTCTTCTCTAAGTCGGGACAGGAGTTAGTTTGCGATGGGGAAGAAACTATTCTAGATGTGGCACAAGAACAGGGAATCAAGCTTCCTTATGGTTGTGGGATGGGTGTTTGTGGCAAATGTCAAATTCGCAAATTATCGGGGGAAGTTGCTTATGAACAGGAACCAAAATGTGAGCCTGGAAATATCTTGACTTGTATTGCTAAACCTGTAGGACGAGTTGTAGTTGAAGCTTAAGCTCGGCTTGCTTGAGATGCGGTCAAAAGTATTTGGTTATCAATCAGGATTACTTTTGACTACAAATTAATTTCTTATAATCGCTCAAAACGCCGGAGTGTCAAAAAAGATGGAGTTCACTACAAAAGCCGAATGATATACTAATAGATCCTCCGCAAGTCCAGAAGCAAAAACATACATAATGGCTGACCAGAAATCAGGGATCAAGATAATTAGTGATAATCGTCAGGCTCGCTATCTATACGAAATACTAGAAACTTACGAAGCAGGAATTGAATTAGTTGGCACAGAAGTCAAATCAATTAGAGCAGGAAAAGTAAACCTGAGAGATGGCTATGCATTTATTCGTAATGGTGAAGCCTGGTTAAGCAATGTTCATATCTCTCCCTATCAAGCAGGAGGAAGCTACTTTAACCACGAAGCGCGTCGTGTTCGTAAATTACTGCTCCACAAAAAGGAGATTAATAAGCTCATTGGACAAACAGAGCAAAAGGGGCTAACTCTCGTTCCTCTAAAAATGTATTTTAAAAAAGGAAGAGTCAAAATTGCTATCGGCTTAGGTAGAGGTAAAAAGCTTCATGACAAGCGAGAAACTGTGAAAAAACGCGACGATCAAAGAGCTATGGCAAGAGCTATGAAACGAGATTAGTCAATATAAAATTGATACTAAATCTGTTTCATAGTAGGTTACTTAAGTAATGAGTAATGAGTAATGAGTATTAGTTGAAGAAAGTTTGCTAGAGAAACTAAACGCTACTTTCACTTAGCCGATTTAGTGTGACAACGGACAGTAAACAATTACAACCAATCTCGAACAAGTTAGACCCAAAATTTTCCCAACTCCTAATTC
This genomic window contains:
- a CDS encoding 4Fe-4S binding protein yields the protein MLSQISESKMHCLRWMLVIGWLILILSLFYDPISVHLTNPEHIWSPLSDRIVSLADDPNTCIRIQDECLPEQPYPIGARIFWGMIVPSAIMLVFVFGHETWRRICPLYFLSQIPRALGLQSKLKIENNQWLQRNHLYLQFSLLFIGLNCRILLINSARSVFGLFLILTIISAMAVVYLYGGRSWCHYVCPFGIVQMVFTGPRGLLGSEAHKSPPGSITQSMCRIVEPTTGEVKAACISCKSPCFDIDAEKAYWEQLTKPGRKLVQYGYLGLVWGYFIYYWLYAGNFNYYFSGAWTHEENQLATLFKPGFYLFNRGIAIPKLIATPLTLGFCIVISCLLCSQLEQTYRNQSQKYQLAVAQEQVLHRVFSVCTFVAFNSFFIYGGRPEILRLPLIVQLMFNALVVLVSSFWLYRTWVRSLQQYKRESIADKLRRQLKKLPLDFRQILGHSSLDRLKPEQLEVLAQALPQATQQDRVRVYQGVLQETLASGNIQPANSLLFLQQLRQQLKISEAEHYQILGELGLETSSLLDSHQNFTPENYLRIESYRLELASLFSVLVESGKPFPEALEQQRQQLLILQKRYQISKAENRQILVDMWEQLHAIAESLLASLQLESSHYQILSNHISQPQAPVFAVLRSLIQQKQQLLTIQILDLLILMGEEQATLQLAKRTGILSHKILPKLLYSKSEQWQKRLSPSLFQQLQPDQGLTSQSATIQPHQDLSKSDTQIISKISVDSESAEILTDLLLQLLQDTNPVIQAASLYALVQLNYQQGSEQAKRLIARSKLDDLVRETATVLLDQSQSSVSILNKIISLSQSGVNHLAPSQKSKVKSQKLGVQEFRSQGLKK
- a CDS encoding vanadium-dependent haloperoxidase, which codes for MSTSFTPSLELDSETQLVTVDDPTPTVSVLWDRAVQQAVINTSPGPTVASRAYAIVHTAMFDAWAAYDPQAISTQLEDDLQRPTAEITDANKSEAMSYSAYRVLTTLFPDQVAIFDELMQELGLDPNNTTTDTTTAAGIGNVSATALLEFRTQDGSNQLGNDPNGTLGVPYSDISGYQPINQLGETINIEHWTPERVPIDSQPGEEESIQEFLTPQWGEVIPFGLESGDQLRPEAPEPFLLVDGEVDLEAQTITLPNGSVLPISKDLIGTVINPEFIAQAEQVVNTSANLTDEQKLIAEFWEDGGGTAFPPGTWMTFGQFVSARDEHSLDDDAKLFFSLGNAVFDAGIATWEAKKFYDYTRPVRLIRDLGELGLIGEFNEELGGYAIEAWSGPGEGTKTILATDFLTYQTPGSHPSPPFAEYTSGHSSFSAAGAGILELFTGRDDFGATVTFEPGESRFEPQVTPQQDVTLAWETFTAAADEAGISRIYGGIHFEDGDLNGRTLGQEVAHEVWEEAQFYIQGGEVLPLESDALLLGVKDRVLVGSDDEDIFLADQAGNNAFVGQGGNDVFWVAHQEVPQTAHQVLDFELSQDVIGISGLTDVFSIDDLSFAQAGDSTLVAAGDHDLVLVQGVDPNDLHSTDNFTFL
- the smpB gene encoding SsrA-binding protein SmpB, translating into MADQKSGIKIISDNRQARYLYEILETYEAGIELVGTEVKSIRAGKVNLRDGYAFIRNGEAWLSNVHISPYQAGGSYFNHEARRVRKLLLHKKEINKLIGQTEQKGLTLVPLKMYFKKGRVKIAIGLGRGKKLHDKRETVKKRDDQRAMARAMKRD
- the crtH gene encoding carotenoid isomerase, which encodes MSATATISPTTNYDVVVIGSGIGGLVTATQLAAKGAKVLVLERYLIPGGSGGYFEREGYRFDVGASMIFGFGDKGTTNLMTRALDAVDMKIETIADPVQIHYHLPDELELKVHRDYEAFLQELIALFPHEEKGIRRFYGECWDVFNCLNSMELLSLEEPRYLMRVFFQKPLSCLGLARYLPVNAGDVARKYISDPKLLKFIDMECYCWSVVPAAKTPMINAGMVFSDRHYGGINYPKGGVGQIAQKLADGLTQAGGEIKYKARVTNILIENGKAVGVKLADGAEYRAQRIVSNATRWDTFGKLLPSEYTPNKEKRWRERYKKSPSFLSLHLGVDSSVLPEGTECHHILLENWDKMENSEGTIFVSIPTLLDPSLAPEGHQIIHTFTPSWIEDWRGLSPQEYQQKKEAAAENLIHRLEAIFPGLSAGLDYQEVGTPRTHRRFLGREDGTYGPIPRRKLAGLLGMPFNRTSIPGLYCVGDSTFPGQGLNAVAFSGMSCGHRVAVDLGL
- a CDS encoding gluconokinase; protein product: MFYIIMGVSGAGKSTIGKLLSDHTGWKFYDADDFHPQANIDKMNRGIPLTDGDRQSWLEELQHLIDHNLQENHQGILACSALKSDYRKILGQNNPNVVFIYLQGDYDCIQARIKQRQGHFMNADLLRSQFDTLEEPQNENTIVIDVSLEPDAIVEQILIQTSQSAIDN
- a CDS encoding FHA domain-containing protein, with the translated sequence MTEILLVNSKQPHQTQTINLEPKKMFNGECLIGRDKRCCVVLKDPLVSRIHGKIVYKDDNYYYVDLGSCNSSNLNNQAIKVNQNYCLKPSDSIEISPYILWIKSLPTLKPNLSNTSTSLSPRQYMPLGVIEPQKISRWSEGELTVYCQQIIDETEDVKTFSLIADPPRLFTYKPGQFVTLDLSINGHKVRRSYSLSSSPSRPHTLQITVKKVPPSSGYPPGLVSNWLHEHLQVGTQLKLRGPMGDFTCFEHPAPKFLFISAGSGITPMMSMSRWLCDTLSKVNIVFIHSARTADDIIFRQELELMAARHPNFKLAITTTRSEAGQAWLGYTGKLNKSMLTAITPDFGDRHIYVCGPCSFMEAVKSICEDLKFPMKNYYQESFGLPKTKNQPTQLQNVPPTLLKKDVVFNSNVSVNFRLLELLNKFPVRPDSAQPVSTNPQYQQSWSETDTRHTSEKGKGNDCVLSQSTPTAVVFSKSGQELVCDGEETILDVAQEQGIKLPYGCGMGVCGKCQIRKLSGEVAYEQEPKCEPGNILTCIAKPVGRVVVEA